Part of the Zea mays cultivar B73 chromosome 4, Zm-B73-REFERENCE-NAM-5.0, whole genome shotgun sequence genome is shown below.
GACACGTAATTCTCTGGCATGGTTCGAGAAAAAAATAAGTCTGGTTTATGACTGCAAGATGCTTGGGCAGGCTGATTTGTCCTGCTACATTAGAAATAATTAGTCTGACAAAGCCAAAGATCCTTTTCATGTTAGGTTTCTTCTATACAAGACTAATATTTTGTCTCTATACAAGCCAAAGGTCTCTTGTTTTTTAATTTATCATGTGGGAGTGGACGCTAAGCCATTTCCGTTTCCCTCGCATATATATCTCGTTTATGATGGTTTTTGCTGCTGCTTGCAGGCTGACCACCCCAAACTGAACTTCAAAGACAAGTTAAGTATTCAGAGCCTTACAAGATGCTCGTCCCAATGCACCTGTTGTCGTGCCGTGGATGTCTGGTGTCACCTGTGCTTGCACTACCTCTTACCAAACGAACAGCATCGAGACTCAGGAATTAATTAGACTAGTGCTGTGCTGATCCAACCAGTTCCACCGTACATATTTTTTCTTTTCATTTTGGGAATatactcttttctttttcttcgttTGGCCCCGGTATATACGATGTAAAAGTAAAACTTAGCTTAGTCAACCTGGCAATTGGATTTGGTGGGTGGTGGTTGATTGAATCCAGTGATTCACCTATTGGCGACCTTAATTTTCCTCTGATTAATACTGATTGTTATCAGTTCACGGATATGCTCATTTGTTAATTTTGATCTCTACCTGTCCCTGAACGGCGATGAAGTGTGATCGGTTCAGATCAATCCGGTTGATTATCGCTTCAGCAGCCCCCCCAGGCCCCACTTCACACTGCCGGTGTGTAGTGTGTACTGGTAGTGTAGTCGGTTTCCATTCTTTCTCGCTTGGCCATCCACTTACGCCAGTCCATCCAAGAtccaacctctctctctctctctctctctctctctctcggtagTCCGATCCACCAAACCATGTCGGGCAGCcaggtcggcggcggcgggctgcGAGGGTGGAGCCCTTTCGACGTGATCCGCAGCTTCCCGTCGACGCCCGAGTCGCTAATGTCGCAGATCGACGCGGCCATCGTCTCCACCGAGTACGCCCGCGCCTGCGCCCTCCTCGACCCCTCCCAAGTCTCAGCCTCGTCGCCGCCCGAGATCGATCCCGAGGGCCAGGGGGACCGGGGAGCCTCCCCTCTGCCTCCGGCCTGCTACGACGCGAGGGTCGCGGACGAGGCGTACCGCGCGGCGTGCGCGGCGCTGGGAGCGGGACGGCCCGACGCCGCCGTGCGGTCGCTGCGGGCGGCGCTGGCGAGCTGCCCGCCGGACAAGGCCGCGGCTGTGGCCAAGGTGAGGTCCATGCTGGCCATCGCGTCAGCGCAGCTGCACAAGCAGCAGCACCAGGCCCAGCAGCAGCAGAGCAGGAACTGAGGCCGTCCTACTTCGCCATAGCTGCTGCAATCTATTGATGCAATTATTACTGCGATGTTTTATTAGGCCATGATCAGACGCAATAAACGTTCAGATTAATGCATCCTGTTCCATTTGCAGCCATGTATGTGGCCCAAATCATGGAAAGGGAATCTTGTGAGCGTTCGTTTCTTACTCCATCCCACAAAGACAGCCGTGATCAGAGCGGAATGGCTTAGGCCATGGCCATCTGCCGGTCTAAACAATTCGTGCATCCGTTCTTCTGTG
Proteins encoded:
- the LOC100279175 gene encoding uncharacterized protein LOC100279175, translating into MSGSQVGGGGLRGWSPFDVIRSFPSTPESLMSQIDAAIVSTEYARACALLDPSQVSASSPPEIDPEGQGDRGASPLPPACYDARVADEAYRAACAALGAGRPDAAVRSLRAALASCPPDKAAAVAKVRSMLAIASAQLHKQQHQAQQQQSRN